The following proteins are co-located in the Malus sylvestris chromosome 13, drMalSylv7.2, whole genome shotgun sequence genome:
- the LOC126596075 gene encoding pyruvate kinase, cytosolic isozyme-like: MVEKLLRAGMNVARFNFSHGTHDYHQETLDNLRTAMHNTQILCAVMLDTKGPEIRTGFLKGGKPIQLKEGQEITITTYYSIKGDEEMISMSYKKLAVDLKPRNTILCADGTITLTVLSCNPAAGTVRCRCENTAMLGERKNVNLPGIVVDLPTLTEKDKEDILEWGVPNKIDMIALSFVRKGSDLVNVRKVLGPHANNIQLMSKVENQEGVINFDEILRETDSFMVARGDLGMEIPVEKIFLAQKMMIYKCNLVGKPVVTATQMLESMIKSPRPTRAEATDVANVVLDGTDCVMLSGESAAGSYPELAVKIMARICIEAESSLDYRAIFKEMMKSTPLPMSHLESLASSAVRTANKARAKLIVVLTRGGSTAKLVVKYRPAVPILSVVVPVLTTDSFDWTCSDETPARHSLIYRGLIPLLAEGSAKATDAESTEVILEAALKSATQRGLCTPGDAVVALHRIGVASVIKICVVK; encoded by the exons ATGGTCGAGAAGCTTCTAAGGGCTGGCATGAACGTCGCCCGCTTCAACTTCTCTCACGGCACCCACGACTACCACCAGGAGACCCTCGACAATCTCCGCACTGCCATGCACAACACTCAGATCCTCTGCGCCGTCATGCTCGATACAAAG GGGCCTGAGATTCGGACTGGATTCCTCAAGGGTGGAAAACCCATTCAACTTAAGGAAGGGCAGGAAATTACTATTACTACTTATTACAGCATCAAGGGGGATGAAGAGATGATTTCCATGAGCTACAAGAAGCTGGCTGTGGATTTGAAGCCGAGAAATACCATTTTATGTGCAGACGGCACCATTACTCTCACTGTATTATCTTGTAATCCAGCAGCTGGTACAGTTAGGTGCCGCTGTGAGAACACTGCAATGCTGGGTGAAAGAAAAAATGTCAATCTTCCTGGTATTGTGGTGGATCTTCCCACACTGACGGAGAAGGATAAGGAAGATATTCTGGAATGGGGCGTGCCCAACAAGATTGATATGATTGCTCTTTCATTTGTACGCAAGGGATCAGATCTTGTTAATGTCCGTAAAGTTCTTGGACCCCATGCCAATAACATACAATTGATGTCAAAG GTTGAGAACCAGGAGGGAGTTATCAACTTTGATGAGATATTGCGAGAGACAGATTCATTCATGGTTGCCCGTGGTGATCTTGGAATGGAAATCCCAGTTGAGAAAATTTTTCTGGCACAAAAGATGATGATATATAAGTGTAATCTTGTGGGCAAGCCTGTGGTCACTGCCACTCAGATGCTTGAATCCATGATCAAGTCTCCACGGCCAACCCGTGCTGAAGCCACAGATGTAGCTAATGTTGTCCTTGATGGCACTGATTGTGTCATGCTTAGTGGTGAGAGTGCAGCTGGGTCCTATCCAGAACTCGCCGTGAAAATCATGGCTCGTATATGTATTGAGGCAGAATCTTCCCTTGATTACAGGGCAATCTTTAAGGAGATGATGAAGTCGACGCCTCTTCCAATGAGCCATTTGGAGAGTCTTGCATCCTCTGCTGTCAGAACAGCCAATAAGGCCAGAGCCAAACTCATTGTTGTGTTGACAAGAGGTGGGAGCACAGCCAAATTGGTGGTGAAGTACCGGCCAGCTGTTCCTATACTGTCAGTGGTGGTTCCAGTTCTGACCACAGACTCCTTTGATTGGACCTGCAGTGATGAGACTCCGGCAAGACATAGCCTGATCTACAGGGGGTTGATTCCTCTATTGGCTGAAGGGTCTGCCAAAGCTACCGATGCAGAATCCACAGAGGTGATCCTGGAAGCTGCTCTGAAGTCAGCAACACAGAGGGGATTGTGCACGCCTGGGGATGCTGTGGTGGCACTTCATCGCATTGGAGTCGCCTCTGTTATTAAGATATGTGTGGTAAAGTAA